A single window of Uloborus diversus isolate 005 chromosome 5, Udiv.v.3.1, whole genome shotgun sequence DNA harbors:
- the LOC129222027 gene encoding THO complex subunit 1-like: MTDIMYLKNELSTFFKKAVKLNDFDDFMEKARPLLSSFNDTDLKSIVELTIREVLVELISLDTDISYLELVFQFSIEAAVHDLAPGNVPVLVLGDMFESSTIVQCEKIFAFVESRVETFKKDLFFKSCKNHLLRSCNDLLRRLSRSQNTVFCGRILLFLARIFPLSERSGLNIISEFNYENTTVYSTNDDIFSDMVPDKGDSTEEEGEITSRNQSPIVADKNLYQKFWSLQDFFRSPTTCYNKIQWKKFASCTADILTVFGSFKSDDANSSKWKQAKLPSPNGACVYFAKYLTSPKLLELELSDSHFRRYVLVQFLILFQYLTSPVKFKLEFYILTDDQQSWLKDTTKKVYKLLEETPPNGTDFAQDVEKILLREEYWNAWKNEGCPDFKQVTEKIDLEKRGKKRPLEELHTYKPKLNSDLIKLWSTTPNNWEACRNSKRNFIPSLESFFGISSGKIDSSYKRNLRDSKYAWKALRLLCMKSPHIFTSNSVPAKSVPEYLENVIQKMVKDKPPVQQDMMTAETAGEDSIEDGNDEFLPASEEDSKDERVKKDVLTRSMIETLSSKIQTNWRALSIQLGFQDDEIEYFEESFPKSKLQVQEMLTVWMERDGSLSVLTKALQSAGLSNVIPLLSQQD; the protein is encoded by the exons actttcttcaaGAAAGCAGTGAAGTTGAATGATTTTGATGATTTCATGGAAAAAGCTCGTCCATTACTGTCATCATTTAA TGATACTGATTTGAAATCCATTGTTGAGTTGACTATTAGAGAAGTCCTTGTGGAATTAATT AGCTTAGATACAGACATATCATATTTGGAATTAGTGTTCCAGTTTTCTATTGAAGCTGCTGTGCATG ATCTAGCTCCTGGAAATGTGCCTGTTCTTGTTTTGGGAGACATGTTTGAATCATCCACAatagttcaatgtgaaaaaatatttgcttttgttGAAAGTAGAGTGGAAACTTTCAAAAAg gacttatttttcaaaagttgcaAAAATCATCTTTTGAGATCTTGCAATG atCTGTTACGGCGTCTCTCAAGATCCCAAAATACTGTGTTCTGTGGACGGATTTTATTATTTCTTGCACGGATTTTTCCTTTGTCTGAACGCTCAG GCTTAAACATCATAAGTGAGTTTAATTATGAGAATACTACTGTTTATAGCACAAATGATGACATTTTTAGTGATATGGTTCCCGATAAAGGAGACAGCACTGAAGAAGAAGGAGAAATTACTTCTCGCAATCAAAG ccctATAGTTGCTGACAAAAATTTATATCAGAAATTTTGGTCTTTACAAGATTTCTTCCGTAGTCCAACTACAtgttataataaaatacaatggaaaaaatttgcaagt TGTACAGCTGACATTCTCACAGTTTTTGGAAGCTTCAAATCAGATGATGCTAATTCTTCAAAATGGAAGCAAGCAAAGTTGCCTTCTCCTAATGGTGCTTGTGTTTATTTTGCTAAGTACCTCACCAGCCctaag CTTTTAGAGCTTGAACTAAGCGATAGTCACTTCCGTCGATATGTGCTGGTccagtttttaattctttttcagtATCTAACTTCACCTGTTAAATTCAAAct ggAATTTTATATCTTAACTGATGATCAACAATCCTGGCTAAAAGATACAACTAAGAAAGTATATAAA CTTTTGGAAGAAACACCTCCAAATGGTACAGATTTTGCTCAAGATGTTGAG aaaattttactcAGAGAAGAATATTGGAACGCTTGGAAAAATGAAGGATGTCCCGACTTTAAGCAAGTTACTGAAAAAATTGATTTAGAAAAGAG GGGTAAAAAACGTCCTTTGGAAGAGTTACACACTTATAAACCAAAATTAAA CTCGGACTTAATTAAACTGTGGAGTACTACTCCCAATAATTGGGAAGCTTGCAGAAATTCTAAAAG aaatttcatcCCATCTTTAGAAtcattttttggaatttcttcAGGGAAAATAGACAGCAGTTACAAAAG aaattTAAGAGATTCAAAGTATGCTTGGAAGGCTTTAAGGCTTTTATGCATGAAATCTCCTCATATTTTTACCTCTAATTCTGTTCCTGCTAAAAGCGTTCCCGAGTACTTGGAGAATGTAATACAGAAAATGGTTAAAGATAAACCCCCAGTC CAACAAGATATGATGACAGCCGAAACTGCTGGAGAAGATTCTATAGAAGATGGAAATGATGAATTTCTTCCTGCATCTGAAGAAGATTCTAAAGATG aAAGAGTGAAAAAAGATGTACTTACAAGGTCTATGATTGAGACTCTATCAAGCAAAATTCAAACCAACTGGCGTGCCCTTTCTATTCAACTTGGTTTTCAAGATGATGAAATCGAGTATTTTGAGGAATCATTTCCCAAAAGTAAACTTCAAGTTCAAGAAATGCTTACTGTTTGGATGGAAAGAGATGGTAGCCTCAGTGTTCTTACTAAAGCACTCCAATCAGCAGGGCTATCAAACGTTATACCTCTTCTTTCACAACAAGATTGa
- the LOC129222028 gene encoding zinc finger CCHC-type and RNA-binding motif-containing protein 1-like, which produces MSGGLCPSKSTVYISNLPFSLTNNDLHKILQKYGRVVKVTIVKDKETHQSRGVAFVLFLEKESAFKCVRALNRKELFGRTLKCSIAKDNGRTTEFIRRKYYTDKTQCYECGEIGHLSYVCPNNLLGDREPEKKKKKKRFQRDDESSEENVSDEDPGEDPALESLSAVIKEQQEKIEKERQQMNYGEIGLFSKDGETSIHSAVAQNSKSGAALKKRKYKKSDYFSDEEEVEED; this is translated from the exons ATGAGTGGTGGTTTGTGTCCCAGCAAAAGTACAGTTTACATAAGTAATCTTCCTTTTTCTTTGACCAATAATGACTTGCACAaaattcttcagaaatatggaaGAGTTGTTAA AGTAACAATAGTGAAAGATAAAGAAACCCACCAAAGTCGAGGagttgcttttgttttatttttagaaaaggaATCTGCCTTCAAATGTGTTAGGGCTTTGAACcgaaaagaattatttggaagaACTCTAAAGTGTAGTATTGCCAAAGATAATGGGAGGACAACTGAGTTCATACGTCGAAAATATTACACAGATAAAACGCAATGCTATGAATGTGGT GAAATAGGTCACCTGAGCTATGTTTGTCCAAATAATTTGCTTGGCGACAGAGaaccagaaaaaaagaaaaagaagaaaaggtttCAGAGAGATGATGA GTCCAGTGAGGAAAATGTATCAGATGAAGATCCAGGGGAAGATCCAGCACTTGAAAGTCTTAGTGCTGTTATCAAGGAgcag CAAGAAAAGATTGAAAAAGAAAGACAACAAATGAACTATGGTGAGATAGGTCTATTTTCTAAGGACGGAGAGACTTCCATACATTCTGCAGTTGCGCAAAATTCAAAATCTGGCGCTgctctgaagaaaagaaaatataaaaagagTGATTACTTTAGTGACGAGGAAGAAGTAGAAGAAGATTAa